A region from the Chrysoperla carnea chromosome 4, inChrCarn1.1, whole genome shotgun sequence genome encodes:
- the LOC123299030 gene encoding gastrula zinc finger protein XlCGF57.1-like, protein MTEPITVVTNRVCRICLIPNGEFSDIYMFSAAIMECAPVNIAPGDGLPSLICETCLNRLQAAQQFRVLCIQSDITLRRNGGQVTTNYPTANTPATENTYVEFTNEEISNTPKLENDFMQDDNDFILPTIEDSSAETKPTMTTPATTKNNNRPTKKVTNYRPSNAKRSFICNYCYKSFARAYDLIIHKKVHTGAKPYICNFCMKKFGKESDLKKHIRRMHMGERPHKCGVCNKSFLKLCQVTVHMRKHTGEKPYNCEVCNKKFIHKFSLKTHMYSHTGLYPYVCDVCSKGFNHTYALSLHMRIHTGEKPFGCDMCSKRFATVHNLATHKRVHSGIKPFVCEICNKRFSQKPNLTTHLRVHTGEKPFNCQICAKDFTSRAILTQHMRTHTGEKPYSCNQCQKAFNDRGSLRKHTRNHSGERPFSCDTCNRKFTNSHNLTKHQKTHQKQQEQKPAVTEPAPQQVVESTQVVQAVQQVVEVTTATLTHVQVIQPDVYNCEVCFSKFTDSNSLMKHKYCHREFFKY, encoded by the exons atgacGGAACCGATTACAGTAGTTACAAATCGAGTTTGTCGTATTTGTTTAATTCCGAACGGAGAATTTTCGGATATCTACATGTTTTCAGCTGCTATAATGGAATGTGCACCAGTAAAT ATTGCACCTGGAGATGGATTACCTTCATTAATTTGcgaaacttgtttgaatcgttTACAAGCAGCCCAACAGTTTCGTGTCCTTTGTATTCAGTCCGATATAACATTAAGACGAAATGGAGGGCAAGTTACGACTAATTATCCAACAGCAAATACACCTG CAACCGAAAATACTTATGTTGAATTTACGAACGAAGAGATTTCGAATACTCCGAAacttgaaaatgatttcatgCAAGAcgataatgattttattttaccaacAATAGAAGATTCATCAGCCGAAACTAAGCCTACAATGACTACACCAGCaaccacaaaaaataataatagaccaaccaaaaaagtaacaaattatAGACCGTCTAACGCAAAACGTAgctttatttgtaattattgttataaaagttTTGCACGTGCTTACGACTTAATTATCCATAAAAAAGTGCATACGGGTGCAAAAccatatatttgtaatttttgtatgaaaaaatttggcaaagaaagtgatttaaaaaaacatatccgACGTATGCATATGGGTGAACGTCCCCATAAATGTGGTGTctgtaataaaagttttctaaaattatgtCAAGTAACTGTGCACATGCGTAAacataccggtgaaaaaccGTACAATTGTGaagtatgtaataaaaaatttatacataagtTTAGCTTAAAAACTCACATGTACTCGCATACCGGATTATATCCGTATGTTTGTGATGTGTGTAGCAAAGGTTTCAATCATACATATGCCTTAAGTTTACACATGCGTATtcataccggtgaaaaaccGTTTGGTTGCGATATGTGTTCGAAACGATTTGCAACCGTTCATAATTTAGCAACCCATAAAAGAGTTCATTCTGGTATTAAACCATTTGTTTGTGAGATTTGCAATAAACGATTTAgtcaaaaaccaaatttaacaACTCATTTACGTGTTCATACTGGGGAAAAACCatttaattgtcaaatttgTGCAAAAGATTTTACATCACGTGCAATTTTAACACAACATATGCGTACACATACGGGAGAGAAACCGTATTCTTGTAATCAATGTCAAAAAGCCTTTAATGATCGGGGTAGTTTACGTAAACATACGAGAAATCATAGTGGTGAGAGACCATTTTCTTGTGACACATGTAATCGAAAGTTTACAAACAGTCATAATCTTACAAAGCATCAGAAAACACATCAAAAACAGCAAGAACAAAAACCGGCAGTAACTGAACCAGCACCACAACAAGTTGTAGAATCTACACAAGTTGTGCAAGCTGTTCAACAAGTTGTAGAAGTTACAACAGCTACTCTTACTCATGTTCAAGTGATTCAACCAGATGTGTACAATTGTGAAGTTTGTTTTTCGAAGTTTACTGATTCGAATAGTTTAATGAAACATAAATATTGTCATAGAGAGTTCTTCAAATATTGA